A single window of Microbispora hainanensis DNA harbors:
- a CDS encoding O-antigen ligase family protein produces MIRARHRHKYHHWWPVLIPIALILASEYKLRSRAASESIGGGVDATILLEVGVYGVVALYLYRRFGIGAPRRRPSSIRLLTWGWTAYSALSVLWTPFPAFAAVRAVQLLIIAAVCQVMISWADREDLWRLAHAFIVLVVVSVGIGVAMPFPRTPLTADRFNWLYVHPVTAGIFLGIAILLIAGFVLPGGPPRSWPLSAYLVAAAILVAALIGTGTRGAAGGCLAGLAVMCWLARGTRGRVMFLMIAVPAAIVAGLAFTDRLVGFATRGETVEQLETLNARTDLWTFALRAFETEPFFGNGLSSTRGLFLDEMGLGGGHNAFVNVLVEGGVVGLVLFCMLALALMVRLVTLTRLRHIRTEAAMLLGLMVFFAVDGITTETVAAPANVDSVWLFVVIAWTIILARQPAADETRSVAGGATNAPEPPPDAASPEVVR; encoded by the coding sequence ATGATTAGGGCTCGTCATCGCCATAAATACCATCATTGGTGGCCCGTCCTCATACCTATCGCACTCATCCTCGCAAGCGAGTACAAACTGCGCTCTCGCGCGGCCAGTGAGTCGATCGGCGGGGGTGTCGACGCGACGATCCTGCTGGAGGTCGGCGTCTACGGGGTGGTCGCCCTCTACCTCTACCGCCGGTTCGGCATCGGCGCCCCGCGACGGCGGCCCTCCTCCATCCGGCTGCTCACCTGGGGATGGACCGCCTACTCGGCGCTGAGCGTGCTCTGGACCCCGTTTCCCGCCTTCGCCGCGGTACGCGCCGTCCAGTTGCTCATCATCGCCGCGGTCTGCCAGGTCATGATCAGCTGGGCGGACCGAGAGGATCTGTGGCGGTTGGCCCACGCGTTCATCGTGCTCGTCGTGGTCTCCGTCGGTATCGGCGTCGCCATGCCCTTTCCGCGTACGCCGCTGACCGCGGACCGTTTCAACTGGCTCTACGTCCATCCCGTCACCGCGGGCATCTTCCTCGGCATCGCCATCCTGCTCATCGCCGGGTTCGTGCTGCCCGGGGGGCCGCCGCGAAGCTGGCCCCTGTCCGCCTACCTGGTCGCGGCCGCGATCCTGGTCGCCGCTCTCATCGGCACCGGCACCAGAGGAGCGGCCGGCGGCTGCCTGGCCGGGCTGGCGGTGATGTGCTGGCTGGCCCGCGGCACCCGCGGCCGGGTGATGTTCCTGATGATCGCGGTCCCCGCGGCCATCGTGGCCGGACTGGCCTTCACCGATCGGCTGGTCGGGTTCGCCACCCGTGGGGAGACCGTCGAGCAGCTGGAGACCCTCAACGCTCGCACCGACCTGTGGACGTTCGCCCTGCGGGCCTTCGAGACGGAGCCCTTCTTCGGGAACGGCCTGTCGTCGACCCGGGGGCTCTTCCTCGACGAGATGGGACTGGGGGGCGGCCACAACGCGTTCGTCAACGTCCTGGTCGAGGGCGGGGTGGTCGGCCTGGTCCTCTTCTGCATGCTGGCCCTGGCGCTGATGGTTCGCCTCGTGACGCTGACCCGGCTGCGGCACATCCGTACGGAGGCCGCCATGCTGCTCGGGCTGATGGTGTTCTTCGCCGTGGACGGCATCACCACGGAGACCGTGGCGGCCCCGGCCAACGTCGACTCGGTGTGGCTCTTCGTCGTCATCGCATGGACGATCATTCTGGCGCGTCAACCGGCGGCGGACGAGACGCGTTCCGTGGCCGGCGGCGCGACGAACGCTCCCGAACCGCCGCCAGACGCGGCGTCGCCCGAGGTGGTCAGATGA
- a CDS encoding DUF1972 domain-containing protein: MQIAMIGTRGVPARYGGFETAVEEIGRRLVQAGHEVRVYCRSGETRMREYQGMRLVHLPAVRHKVLETLSHTALSVGHLLGRRTDVALVFNAANAPLLPLVRAARIPVATHVDGLEWKRAKWNGAGRKYYLLAERLSVRWSQAIIADARAIQDYYWERYKAPSVMIPYGAPIQERSDEEILREAGYEPGRYHLVVARFEPENHVDLIVEGYTRSAAEHPLIVVGSAPYAAEYTRKIESLAEKDPRVRLVGGVWDQRLLDALYAGCSSYLHGHSVGGTNPSLLRAMGAGAPVIAYDVVFNREVLDDTGAFFADAEALAKTLESAEKRRDQEVARGAAARERARTLYTWDDVAARYERLCLDLVAGRVMAED, encoded by the coding sequence TTGCAGATCGCGATGATCGGCACGAGAGGGGTTCCCGCACGTTACGGCGGATTCGAGACCGCCGTCGAGGAGATCGGCCGGCGCCTGGTGCAGGCAGGGCACGAGGTGCGCGTCTACTGCCGCTCCGGAGAAACCCGGATGCGGGAGTACCAGGGAATGCGACTCGTGCACCTGCCCGCGGTCCGTCACAAGGTGCTGGAGACGCTGAGCCACACCGCCCTTTCGGTCGGGCACCTGCTCGGCAGGCGCACCGACGTGGCGCTGGTCTTCAACGCCGCGAACGCGCCGCTGCTGCCCCTCGTGCGCGCGGCCCGCATCCCGGTGGCCACGCACGTCGACGGCCTGGAGTGGAAGCGCGCCAAGTGGAACGGCGCCGGTCGCAAGTACTACCTCCTCGCGGAACGGCTCTCGGTGCGCTGGTCCCAGGCGATCATCGCGGACGCCAGGGCGATCCAGGACTACTACTGGGAACGTTACAAAGCGCCGAGCGTGATGATCCCGTACGGCGCTCCGATCCAGGAGCGGAGCGACGAGGAGATCCTCAGGGAGGCGGGTTACGAACCCGGGCGATACCACCTCGTGGTGGCCCGGTTCGAACCGGAGAACCACGTGGACCTCATCGTCGAGGGCTACACCCGCAGCGCGGCGGAGCACCCGCTGATCGTCGTCGGTTCGGCCCCCTACGCCGCCGAGTACACGCGGAAGATCGAGAGCTTGGCGGAGAAGGATCCGCGCGTCCGCCTCGTGGGCGGGGTCTGGGACCAGAGGCTGCTCGACGCGCTCTACGCCGGCTGCTCCTCCTACCTGCACGGCCACTCGGTGGGAGGCACCAATCCCTCCCTGCTGCGTGCCATGGGCGCGGGCGCCCCGGTCATCGCCTATGACGTGGTCTTCAATCGTGAGGTGCTGGACGACACCGGAGCGTTCTTCGCCGACGCCGAAGCGCTGGCCAAGACGCTGGAGTCGGCGGAGAAACGGCGCGACCAGGAGGTCGCCCGCGGCGCGGCCGCCCGGGAACGGGCTCGCACCTTGTACACCTGGGACGATGTCGCGGCCCGTTACGAACGGCTGTGCCTGGACCTGGTGGCGGGGCGAGTCATGGCCGAGGACTGA
- a CDS encoding phosphotransferase family protein, translating into MSERYLAYPPGRGNVWIPARGSRSAAAGLSLLTFSKPLPLALQFALFAAVRAAGPLLLPGRRRPWSPPVAEEAWKAVGEQAADVVGPWDSLAGYVRPQASRADGAALLLLRAGRPLGFLKIRQSPAELEREAVALAALAAEDQVLFRVPRVLGSGAAQGLHWLLLSPMEPVPARPARNVDIARLTERISSGLEGELPRPSHTPGHWRPMHGDLTPWNLRRTRTPTPWLIDWEDAGYGPPEADEAYFLATRQAVYGGPPPGRTYGEAAVYWHDVVSRRTTDDPDLAQRLLRILRELAG; encoded by the coding sequence ATGTCTGAGCGTTATCTGGCCTACCCGCCGGGCCGGGGAAACGTCTGGATCCCGGCGCGCGGGAGCCGGTCGGCCGCCGCCGGTCTCTCGCTGCTGACGTTCTCGAAACCGTTGCCGCTCGCGCTGCAGTTCGCGCTCTTCGCCGCGGTCCGGGCGGCGGGTCCGCTGTTGTTGCCTGGCCGCCGCAGGCCATGGTCCCCACCCGTCGCCGAGGAGGCGTGGAAGGCGGTGGGCGAGCAGGCGGCGGACGTCGTCGGGCCCTGGGACAGCCTCGCCGGCTACGTGCGCCCGCAGGCGTCCCGGGCGGACGGCGCCGCGTTGCTGCTGCTCCGCGCCGGACGGCCGCTGGGGTTTCTCAAGATCCGGCAGTCACCGGCGGAGCTCGAACGGGAGGCCGTCGCCCTGGCGGCGCTCGCGGCCGAGGATCAGGTGCTGTTCCGCGTGCCCCGGGTGCTCGGCAGCGGTGCCGCGCAGGGGCTGCACTGGCTGCTGTTGTCGCCCATGGAACCGGTGCCCGCGCGCCCGGCACGAAACGTCGACATCGCGCGACTGACCGAGCGGATCAGTTCCGGTCTCGAGGGCGAGCTGCCCCGGCCGTCCCACACGCCGGGGCACTGGCGGCCGATGCACGGCGACCTGACTCCTTGGAACCTGCGGCGCACCCGTACTCCCACGCCGTGGCTGATCGACTGGGAGGACGCGGGATACGGCCCGCCGGAGGCCGACGAGGCCTACTTCCTGGCCACCCGTCAGGCCGTCTACGGGGGTCCGCCTCCCGGGCGAACCTACGGCGAGGCCGCTGTCTACTGGCACGACGTGGTGAGCCGCCGAACGACGGATGACCCCGATCTCGCTCAGCGGCTCCTGCGGATCCTGCGGGAGCTGGCCGGTTAG
- a CDS encoding right-handed parallel beta-helix repeat-containing protein produces the protein MRTPYLKRKAGAAGLAMLAFVGTAVVVWNHKTADAAVTDWRTAGPLTIGTTNYTVPPGAYFVAPWGDDAAAGSEATPWRTVGRAVRMAPAGAVIVLRGGVYHESVEVYGKRLTLQAYPHEAVWFDGSEPVYGWVRDGSVWRRDGWTVRFDNTDPTAGGGPAWHMVGPENPVANWPDQVFVDGQQQRQVADRDKVTPGTFAVDYDTGRLYLGSDPTGHEVRASTLAEALYLNLAHGSSVLGIGFRRYATPLKRMGAVKGYGNDMTFENDVFADTAVAGLSILGDRIVVRHNAMLRNGQLGLHAHRTNGAVVTGNLMEGNNWERFEQAPVSGGMKMTKSTGLQLTGNRAQRNHGPGLWLDESVSDAVIARNLAWLNAGHGIDFEISARALIVGNLVADNGKNGLYVNESSDVRLWNNTALRNGESQINIVDGAREQADPKMPWNVSGVEVRNNLLQGGGSGPQISVQDLTGRRTAEQMATLDYNAYIRRSDDHGALVKWADRSRGGGTYMKLNGIQEQAQIERHGREVPAENAQSGLPAGAPLPSDVAGWLGAQSGARDVPGAPS, from the coding sequence ATGAGAACTCCGTACCTCAAGAGGAAGGCCGGTGCCGCCGGTCTGGCGATGCTGGCGTTCGTCGGCACCGCCGTCGTGGTCTGGAACCACAAGACGGCCGACGCGGCGGTCACCGACTGGCGTACGGCCGGGCCGCTCACCATCGGAACCACGAACTACACCGTGCCCCCGGGGGCGTACTTCGTGGCGCCGTGGGGCGACGACGCCGCCGCGGGGTCCGAGGCCACACCGTGGCGCACGGTGGGCAGGGCGGTGCGGATGGCCCCCGCCGGAGCGGTCATCGTGCTCCGCGGCGGCGTGTACCACGAGTCCGTCGAGGTGTACGGCAAGCGGCTGACGCTGCAGGCGTACCCGCACGAGGCGGTGTGGTTCGACGGCTCCGAGCCGGTGTACGGCTGGGTGCGCGACGGGTCCGTCTGGCGCAGGGACGGCTGGACCGTCCGTTTCGACAACACCGATCCGACGGCGGGGGGCGGCCCGGCCTGGCACATGGTCGGTCCGGAGAACCCGGTGGCCAACTGGCCCGACCAGGTGTTCGTCGACGGTCAGCAGCAGAGGCAGGTGGCCGACCGGGACAAGGTCACCCCCGGCACCTTCGCCGTCGACTACGACACCGGCAGGCTCTATCTCGGGTCCGATCCGACCGGGCACGAGGTGCGCGCCAGCACTCTCGCGGAGGCGCTCTACCTCAACCTGGCCCACGGCTCCTCCGTTCTCGGCATCGGGTTCCGCCGCTACGCCACGCCGCTGAAGCGGATGGGCGCGGTGAAGGGATACGGGAACGACATGACGTTCGAGAACGACGTCTTCGCCGACACCGCGGTCGCCGGGCTCAGCATCCTGGGCGACCGGATCGTCGTGCGGCACAACGCGATGCTGCGCAACGGGCAGCTCGGGCTGCACGCGCACCGCACGAACGGGGCCGTCGTGACCGGCAACCTGATGGAGGGCAACAACTGGGAGCGCTTCGAGCAGGCTCCCGTCTCCGGCGGCATGAAGATGACCAAGTCGACGGGGCTCCAGCTCACGGGCAACCGCGCCCAGCGCAACCACGGGCCGGGCCTGTGGCTCGACGAGTCCGTGTCCGATGCCGTGATCGCCCGCAACCTCGCCTGGTTGAACGCCGGGCACGGCATCGACTTCGAGATCTCGGCGCGTGCGCTCATCGTGGGAAACCTCGTGGCCGACAACGGCAAGAACGGGCTGTACGTCAACGAGTCGAGCGACGTCCGGCTGTGGAACAACACGGCGCTGCGCAACGGCGAGTCGCAGATCAACATCGTCGACGGCGCGCGGGAGCAGGCCGACCCGAAGATGCCGTGGAACGTCTCCGGGGTCGAGGTGCGCAACAACCTGCTCCAGGGAGGCGGCAGCGGGCCGCAGATCTCGGTGCAGGACCTCACCGGCAGGCGTACGGCCGAGCAGATGGCCACGCTGGACTACAACGCCTATATCCGCAGAAGCGACGACCACGGGGCGCTCGTCAAGTGGGCGGATCGCTCACGGGGCGGCGGGACTTACATGAAGCTGAACGGAATTCAGGAACAGGCGCAAATAGAACGTCACGGTCGTGAGGTTCCGGCGGAAAACGCCCAATCCGGTCTTCCTGCCGGCGCCCCGCTCCCGTCTGATGTCGCAGGCTGGCTGGGCGCCCAGTCGGGCGCGCGCGACGTTCCCGGAGCCCCGTCCTAG
- a CDS encoding sulfotransferase, protein MSVRDLLPESVLGIGRSAFRAYGMATARARKDPDFLLIGAKRGGSTSLYYALLEHPGIIPLFPSADLLPKANHTKGVHFFDSNYERGMRWYRSHLPSQAARGRAARRSGMPVLTGEASPYYLYHPLAAQRAGRDVPDARILLILRDPVERTFSHYRERVRNGAEHLSFEEALDAEAERTAGEEERLLKDPGYRSYAHEQQSYVAQSEYEKALRRWFDHFPADRFHVTSSEEFYRDPQRVCDEAAAFLGLPPAPLARAGKVWNSAPKAEISASTKRRLIEHFAPHNAALEKLVGRSFPDWAAP, encoded by the coding sequence ATGAGCGTGCGGGACCTGTTACCGGAGTCCGTCCTCGGAATCGGACGCAGTGCGTTCAGAGCGTATGGAATGGCGACGGCGCGGGCGAGGAAAGACCCCGACTTCCTTCTCATCGGCGCCAAGCGAGGAGGGTCCACGTCACTCTACTACGCGCTCCTGGAGCACCCGGGGATCATCCCCCTTTTTCCCAGCGCCGACCTGCTCCCCAAGGCGAACCATACAAAAGGGGTGCACTTTTTCGACAGCAACTACGAACGCGGCATGCGGTGGTACCGGTCGCACCTGCCCAGCCAGGCGGCCCGCGGGCGCGCCGCGCGGCGGAGCGGGATGCCGGTGCTGACGGGCGAGGCTTCGCCGTACTACCTTTATCACCCGCTGGCGGCCCAGCGCGCGGGCCGGGACGTGCCGGATGCCCGCATCCTTCTGATCCTGCGTGACCCGGTCGAGCGCACGTTCTCGCACTATCGGGAGCGAGTGCGCAACGGCGCCGAGCATTTGTCGTTCGAAGAGGCGCTGGACGCGGAAGCGGAGCGGACCGCGGGCGAGGAGGAGCGCCTCCTCAAGGATCCGGGTTATCGGAGCTACGCCCACGAGCAGCAGTCCTACGTGGCTCAGAGCGAATACGAGAAGGCGCTGCGGCGATGGTTCGACCACTTCCCCGCGGACAGGTTCCACGTGACCAGCAGCGAAGAGTTCTACCGGGACCCCCAGCGCGTCTGTGACGAGGCGGCCGCGTTTCTCGGCCTGCCGCCCGCCCCGCTGGCGCGGGCCGGGAAAGTATGGAACTCCGCCCCCAAAGCGGAAATCTCCGCGTCGACCAAGCGCCGCCTGATCGAGCATTTCGCCCCGCACAACGCCGCGCTGGAGAAACTGGTCGGCCGCTCGTTCCCGGACTGGGCGGCTCCCTGA